DNA sequence from the Penicillium psychrofluorescens genome assembly, chromosome: 3 genome:
ATAGATGAGTTTTTGCAGAATGCTTGGTGCAAGCGGGCCCTGCAGCGCGACCAGCGCGCGATCTTCGAGGATGTCCCATTTGATACTGTCGGCGCCGTGCTCCGCGCGGTAGGCCTCGATTGCGGTCTGTAGGAAGGCCAGGTCCTCGGTGCGCCGGCCGGCGTTTGTCACGAAATAGAAGGAGTCTTTGCCGCGGCGGGTGATGACCGtgtcgtcgacgatgccgcCGGTGCCTTCCTCTAGGAGGCAGGACAGGGTCGATGTGTTCGGGGACAGCTTGTCCAGTGATGAGGGGGTCACTTTCATCAGCAGATCAAGAGCGCCAGGCCCGCTCAGGTGGTGCTGGACCCTTTTGAAGCTTTGTTAGCCGTGTGCTCGCTCGTTTCTTGGGAGAGTGTTCTTGGCGTGGATACTTACATGTGGCTCACATCAAACAGACTGGCCTTCTCGCGCGTCCACATATGGCTCTCGACATGGCTCAGATCCGCATACTGCAGCGGCATGTCGAATCCGGCAAAGGGCACCATCTTAGCTCCGTGCGCCACGTGCAGGTCATACAGTTGCGTCTGGCGCAGCGGCTCGCTGGAGTTGGACGCATATCGCACGGTTTGAGCAGTGCGCTTAGGAGCTGCAACATACACCAGAGAGTTTCTGGCAGCGGGCACGCGAGGGGCAATTGGTCGCACGGAGCCCGAGGCAGAGGAGAGCTCCCGCCGAAGCAATGTGGAGCTGATAGAAGCGCTGCGGGGAGATTGGAGGGAGGCAGCTCGCgaggcgacgaggtcgacacCTCGTCGGAGGGAGCGGACGCTGGACATGATAAAAGAGATACTGAGGGAATTGGACTgacaggaagaggaaaagaaagaaatagaaaagaaaacggACGGACAGCAGCATCCCATTCTTGTTCCCACCGGAGAAGAAATGCGATTGCGGGAAAGTCACGTGGAGATACGGATTCCGCGGTGATTAGGTCAGCCTTTGTAGATTGTCAAGCTACGAAGTAGGACGGACGGACATGGACTTGTACAAAATGTAAATAATATAGACAATAGTAATAACCGATTAGACAAGTTACATGCCATCGTCCTCCGaatccagcagcgccgcatAGTCTTCCGCCGAGGCAAACGTCGGCAGGTTCTTGAGCTTGCGCCGCTTCGTGCGCTCCGACGCCTTGTCGTCCGGCACCTCCACCCCACCCAGCTCCATATCCGAcggcagatcctcgtcgctgtcgacAAAGGCCTCGTCATCCGATACATCCATATCGAagtcgtcctcgtcttcttcctcttcgtcctttTTGGCGGACTTCTTTGAGGCCTTGGAAGCAGCCGGTGGAGGCGGCGACACACCCTCGAAATCACTGACTTGGTCCATATCCTCGTCTTCGGACGCCTCGTCGGACTCGTCGTTGAAGATCACGCCACCGTCGTCCTCGGCCccctcctcatcatcttcatcctcgtcgaagGCGGACTCCAGATCATCCATATCCAGACTATCATCGCTATCGTCATCCGCTTCCAGCTCAGGCCGCGAGTCAACGAGCGCCTTCCAGATCTCCGATTCGTTGTCACTGAGAccctcggcatcctcctcgtcacGATCAACAGGATCAGCAGTACCCTTGCCCTTCTTACTGCGcgccttgtccttgtccttgttaACGCGGCTGAAGTATTCGTGGAAGAACACATCTTCGGCAGCGACGTcgtcggccttcttcttccagaaaGCCTCGGTGTTGAGCGGAAGAGATTTTTGCGTCGATTTGAAGGCCTCGACCAGTCGGTCTGCGGCATCACCGCCAGCGAGAGGCTGCATGATCGAAGTTCCCCGGGCAGAGGTGGTTGCCTTGGGAGTGCGGTACACGAAACGGTCGAGGAAGTGGGTCAGTGTATGAATGGTGAGGTCGGGCTTGCCGCTCATGGTCTGGTGTTCAAGGAGATGCGCGGCATTCACGGAGACAGAGGGGTGGAAGTGAGATGTGTAGGGAAGCTGAGAAAAAAAGTTAATAACTTCGGTGCTGACAGGAACGCATAAGAACATACCAATTCCCAAAGACATGTCTTGTCGGCATTGCTGTGCTCGGGATCTCTCTTGCGAGGATCGTACCCATTCGTTGGCTTCGATTTAGTTTCAACTATCGGAGCCGGCTgctcatcatcttcatcgggCACATCCCGGAAGACCTCTTCACCGTCACTTTCGTTGTCCTCCGGCTGATCGACGAGAGACTGAAGACCAGTGAAAGTCTTCTCCAACTCGCGGATCAGATAGAAGACGCCGCAGACGAACGCGGGTTGATGCAATCCGAGCACCTGAACAAGCCGCTTCACAAATGCCTTGACGCGACGCACGTTGACATCGTTTTTAAGAGCCTTGAAAAGAAGGTTGAGGTAGAGCGACTGCTTCGAGGAGGTAGCCACACGTGGGTCGAGCAGGGACTCGTACAGAGTACGGTAGAACCGATCTCCGCCAACTTTGTGGGATGCGGTAAGTTGCTGGATCAGCATAAGAGCCTGGATACTCGTGTTGAAGTTTGACGAGTGGGTGATGCGAAAGAGGGTCTCCAGATGCTTCGACATGCTGGATGAGGAAATTAGTACAGTGTTTTTGAGTAAACGAGCAGGAAAACATACCTTTCAGAGTCCGAGTTGGTGAAAGGATATGCGCGGTTGACACCTGTCAGCACACCCGACACCAGCTTTTCCCGCATTTCATCGTCTTGGGCTTCACCCTTTGCAGGCTGGATTTGACGCTTGCCTTTGGGACCTTTCTGGCCAGGTTTGCCTTTGGGCGCCGGCTTGTGCGGCTGGGTGGTCTTCAGCAGGGTCACAAACAAGGAAAAGTAGATGTTTAGCAGCTTagcagcaacatcctccTCTTTGAGACTCAGGACCGTCTGATTCAGCGTGATGATAGCATAGTACTTGGCATGTTGACTCTGGCCGGGCCGGAATAGcacctcttccacagcaCTGATAATGGTCGGCTTCATCAACGGATGTGTCTGCTCAAGCTGTAGCAGCAGGTACGATGCCCGAGAGCCAATCTTCTTACTCGGGTCTCCGAGTTTGTTGACCAAGAGCCGTAGCAGATTGGATTCTTGctccggcttctccttgagcAGTTCGTAGACGTAGCTGACCGCGCGAGACCGAGAGAATTCGATTTCATCGTTGCACCAAGTCTCTAAGATCTTGAGGATCTCGAAGAActgctccttgagcatgtGCTCGTACGCCCACACGATCAGGTGGCTCTTCTGCAACCCACCGGGGAGCGGATCTCGTTTTCCCCATCGACCGCCGGCTCCTTGGAAAGCTGCAACGAGTGACGGCTGGTTCGCAAATGATCTCAGTCGTCGGTCGCCAGGTAGAAGAGTACCCTGGGCGAACATATCTTTCAGGGAACGCAGAACTTCAACGGCTTGGGCACGGCTGCGCTTGCCCCCAAGCGTAATGAGAGTCTCCAAAGCCTTGGTATTATGCAATGGCGACTCTTGCACGGCGAGAGTCAATGCAGAGATCTTGTCGCTCAGGGTTCCAGACGTCATGATGGTGGAGTAAAACCTGTGagaagaggaggccgagCTCTTTTGGGCTTCTGCATACAGGTCGTTTTCCTCTCGCAGCAGGGTGTTGGCCAACTCATGAACGCGGTCGATCAAATGCCGGGGCAAGTCGTTCATTTGCTTTGTCCAGGCGATtgagggaggaggagaagcaTACCAGTCAGATCGAGGAAGAACAGCCTGTATTTGATTAGGGTTAGCATGCTGTCTTGTCAATCTAGAATATTACTCACGAGCTTGGCATATTCCTTAGGAACTTTCACTTCGGGAGCCACTGGCTCCACCGGGGCCTCGTCCACATCAGAGTCTTCTGGCTCGCTGCTATAttcgccgtcttcatcctcgccgtcgtctTGATCTTCACCCCCCTCGTccgcttcttcgtcggctaGGTCTGGTGGCACGACTTGTCCAGCAGCCTCCAACATCATCGAGAGTTCCTTTCGCAGAGAATCTTCGCCGCTCTTGTTCTTCGGTTTGGACGGagcatcctcgacctcggactcggagtcGACACCAGCGAGAAGATCGAAATCTTCCTCAGTGCCACCCAGGGCCAAAATTTCCTGGCGCAGTGTATCCTCTTTATTGTTCATTGCCGGAGCATCCgatttctccttcttgttctttccgcccttcttctcctctcgCGCAATCACCTCTCCATTGCGATcgcgcttcttgcccttggcagATCCTTGGTTCTGGTCGATTTTTTGCTTGTCTTTCTTCGCGGGAGCCTCCACAGCAGGCGCCTTTGCCTTGCTGTTGTCCTTCGATTTTCCTTTGCCGGATTTCTGGTCTTTCAGGCGTTGTTCGATTTTTTGACGGAGACCCGCAAAGGCGCCCTCGTCCAGATTGGGCATATCGATTGTCGTTTGACTGCCGGGGTCTGCGACCGCTGGCTCCGAATGAGGCTCATGAGCGTCCGAAGAGCGCTTTCCCTTGCCTTTGGCCATGGCGTGGGTGGTTGAGTTGACTTGAGCGtatgaaaagaaaaaaaaagattgaAATTTGCTTTATCAGCGACGCTCGGACCAATGCGATAAGCTCCTCCAACGCGTGACATGACAacacttcctcttcttcttcctttgcCTTGCGCAATTGATTTGTATACGATCAATCCCTTCTCGATGTTCGCTGGGCTTCGTCCCTCTCCCGCATCGAGACGATGGCTGGTGTTGGCCCACCGGCGCGTCCGGCATTGCGGCCTCCATGTACTATCCCCCGAGCCGAACCCAATGAACTCCTGTATTCTAACCGTCGCAGTATGATGGCCGAAGCCGAACATCGAATTTCTGGATTCCTACGGGGGGCATCAAGAAGCAGTCAACCGATGGTGGAAAGGGTGTGCCAATTGTGACTCCCTGAAGCATTCTCAAATACTCACAATGTAGCAGAGGATGCAAACGATCTTTTGATTCGAGGTGGCTTCTTGCGCCAGGTAAG
Encoded proteins:
- a CDS encoding uncharacterized protein (ID:PFLUO_005250-T1.cds;~source:funannotate) yields the protein MSSVRSLRRGVDLVASRAASLQSPRSASISSTLLRRELSSASGSVRPIAPRVPAARNSLVYVAAPKRTAQTVRYASNSSEPLRQTQLYDLHVAHGAKMVPFAGFDMPLQYADLSHVESHMWTREKASLFDVSHMVQHHLSGPGALDLLMKVTPSSLDKLSPNTSTLSCLLEEGTGGIVDDTVITRRGKDSFYFVTNAGRRTEDLAFLQTAIEAYRAEHGADSIKWDILEDRALVALQGPLAPSILQKLIYTAGDASAAEADLSTLYFGQCREVHLTLPDGSATAHPLLISRTGYTGEDGFEISIPSSGASSLPQQVVELLLRDKDSVRLAGLAARDSLRLEAGMCLYGHDISTAQTPPAAALGWVVGRDRRDAATATFNGASVILPQIASPKSLSQRRVGLVVEKGSPAREGAVVVDLADPSNPVEVGFVTSGLPSPSLGGVNIAMAYVKNGLHKKGTELGVKVRNKVRKASVTSMPWVESKFHRPQ
- a CDS encoding uncharacterized protein (ID:PFLUO_005251-T1.cds;~source:funannotate), which codes for MAKGKGKRSSDAHEPHSEPAVADPGSQTTIDMPNLDEGAFAGLRQKIEQRLKDQKSGKGKSKDNSKAKAPAVEAPAKKDKQKIDQNQGSAKGKKRDRNGEVIAREEKKGGKNKKEKSDAPAMNNKEDTLRQEILALGGTEEDFDLLAGVDSESEVEDAPSKPKNKSGEDSLRKELSMMLEAAGQVVPPDLADEEADEGGEDQDDGEDEDGEYSSEPEDSDVDEAPVEPVAPEVKVPKEYAKLAVLPRSDWYASPPPSIAWTKQMNDLPRHLIDRVHELANTLLREENDLYAEAQKSSASSSHRFYSTIMTSGTLSDKISALTLAVQESPLHNTKALETLITLGGKRSRAQAVEVLRSLKDMFAQGTLLPGDRRLRSFANQPSLVAAFQGAGGRWGKRDPLPGGLQKSHLIVWAYEHMLKEQFFEILKILETWCNDEIEFSRSRAVSYVYELLKEKPEQESNLLRLLVNKLGDPSKKIGSRASYLLLQLEQTHPLMKPTIISAVEEVLFRPGQSQHAKYYAIITLNQTVLSLKEEDVAAKLLNIYFSLFVTLLKTTQPHKPAPKGKPGQKGPKGKRQIQPAKGEAQDDEMREKLVSGVLTGVNRAYPFTNSDSESMSKHLETLFRITHSSNFNTSIQALMLIQQLTASHKVGGDRFYRTLYESLLDPRVATSSKQSLYLNLLFKALKNDVNVRRVKAFVKRLVQVLGLHQPAFVCGVFYLIRELEKTFTGLQSLVDQPEDNESDGEEVFRDVPDEDDEQPAPIVETKSKPTNGYDPRKRDPEHSNADKTCLWELLPYTSHFHPSVSVNAAHLLEHQTMSGKPDLTIHTLTHFLDRFVYRTPKATTSARGTSIMQPLAGGDAADRLVEAFKSTQKSLPLNTEAFWKKKADDVAAEDVFFHEYFSRVNKDKDKARSKKGKGTADPVDRDEEDAEGLSDNESEIWKALVDSRPELEADDDSDDSLDMDDLESAFDEDEDDEEGAEDDGGVIFNDESDEASEDEDMDQVSDFEGVSPPPPAASKASKKSAKKDEEEEDEDDFDMDVSDDEAFVDSDEDLPSDMELGGVEVPDDKASERTKRRKLKNLPTFASAEDYAALLDSEDDGM